A stretch of Pseudomonas sp. 7SR1 DNA encodes these proteins:
- a CDS encoding MFS transporter: protein MSQELRLIRRITLKLIPFLILLYLIAYVDRSAVGFAKLHMGADIGIGDAAYGLGAGLFFIGYFLLEIPSNLMLERFGARRWFARIMITWGAITIGMAFVQGPYSFYVMRFLLGAAEAGFFPGVLYYITQWFPVRHRGKILGLFILSQPIAMMITGPVSGGLLGMDGILGLHGWQWLFIVIGLPAVLLTWPVLRYLPDGPQQVKWMDQAEKDWLTGELKKDLQEYGQTRHGNPLHALKDKRVLLLALFYLPVTLSIYGLGLWLPTLIKQFGGSDLVTGFVSSVPYIFGIVGLLIIPRSSDRLNDRYGHLAVLYVLGALGLFLSAWLSVPVLQLAALCLVAFALFSCTAVFWTLPGRFFAGASAAAGIALINSVGNLGGYIGPFVIGALKQYTGNLASGLYFLSCVMVFGLVLTGVVYRLLERKHVLPADQFAASARGATRT from the coding sequence ATGAGCCAGGAACTGCGGCTTATCCGCCGCATCACGCTGAAACTGATTCCCTTCCTGATCCTGCTGTACCTGATCGCCTACGTGGACCGCTCTGCGGTGGGCTTCGCCAAGCTGCACATGGGCGCCGACATCGGCATCGGCGACGCGGCCTATGGTCTGGGGGCGGGGTTGTTCTTCATCGGCTATTTCCTGCTGGAAATCCCCAGCAACCTGATGCTGGAACGCTTCGGTGCCCGGCGCTGGTTCGCCCGGATCATGATCACCTGGGGCGCCATCACCATCGGCATGGCCTTCGTGCAGGGCCCCTACAGCTTCTATGTGATGCGCTTCCTGCTGGGAGCGGCCGAAGCCGGTTTCTTCCCCGGCGTGCTGTACTACATCACCCAGTGGTTCCCGGTGCGCCATCGCGGCAAGATCCTGGGCCTGTTCATTCTTTCCCAGCCCATCGCGATGATGATCACCGGTCCTGTATCCGGTGGTTTGCTGGGCATGGATGGCATCCTCGGCCTGCACGGCTGGCAGTGGTTGTTCATCGTCATCGGCCTGCCGGCGGTGCTGCTGACCTGGCCGGTGCTGCGCTACCTGCCTGATGGCCCGCAACAAGTGAAATGGATGGACCAGGCCGAAAAGGACTGGCTGACCGGTGAGCTGAAGAAGGACTTGCAGGAGTATGGCCAGACCCGTCACGGCAACCCGCTGCACGCCTTGAAGGATAAGCGTGTCCTGCTGCTGGCGTTGTTCTACCTGCCGGTGACCCTGAGCATCTACGGCCTGGGCCTGTGGCTGCCGACCCTGATCAAGCAGTTTGGCGGCAGCGACCTGGTGACCGGTTTCGTGTCATCGGTGCCATACATCTTCGGCATCGTCGGCTTGCTGATCATCCCCCGCAGTTCTGATCGCCTGAACGATCGTTACGGTCATCTGGCCGTGCTTTATGTGCTGGGGGCCCTCGGCCTGTTCCTCAGTGCCTGGCTGTCGGTGCCGGTGCTGCAACTGGCGGCGCTGTGCCTGGTGGCGTTCGCGCTGTTCTCCTGCACGGCGGTGTTCTGGACCCTGCCGGGGCGTTTCTTTGCCGGCGCCAGTGCGGCAGCGGGCATCGCGCTGATCAACTCGGTGGGCAACCTGGGAGGCTATATCGGGCCGTTCGTGATCGGCGCGCTGAAGCAATACACCGGCAACCTGGCATCGGGGCTGTACTTCCTGTCCTGCGTGATGGTGTTCGGCCTGGTGTTGACCGGCGTGGTGTATCGGTTGCTGGAGCGCAAGCATGTACTGCCGGCCGATCAGTTCGCGGCCAGCGCCCGGGGGGCGACGCGTACCTAG
- a CDS encoding IlvD/Edd family dehydratase, with protein MSDKKPSLRSAQWFGTADKNGFMYRSWMKNQGIADHQFHGKPIIGICNTWSELTPCNAHFRQIADHVKRGVIEAGGFPVEFPVFSNGESNLRPTAMLTRNLASMDVEEAIRGNPIDGVVLLTGCDKTTPALLMGAASCDVPAIVVTGGPMLNGKHKGQDIGSGTVVWQLSEQVKAGTITLDDFLAAEGGMSRSAGTCNTMGTASTMACMAEALGTSLPHNAAIPAVDARRYVLAHMSGMRAVEMVREDLRLSKILTKEAFENAIRVNAAIGGSTNAVIHLKAIAGRIGVQLDLDDWTRIGRGMPTIVDLQPSGRFLMEEFYYAGGLPAVLRRLGEANLIPNPDALTVNGKSIGENTKDAPIYGQDEVIRTLDNPIRADGGICVLRGNLAPLGAVLKPSAATPELMQHRGRAVVFENFDEYKARINDPELDVDADSILVMKNCGPKGYPGMAEVGNMGLPAKLLAQGVTDMVRISDARMSGTAYGTVVLHVAPEAAAGGPLAAVKEGDWIELDCASGRLHLDIPDAELAARLADIAPPQQLLVGGYRQLYIDHVLQADQGCDFDFLVGCRGAEVPRHSH; from the coding sequence ATGTCTGATAAGAAACCCTCCCTGCGCTCGGCCCAATGGTTTGGCACCGCCGACAAGAACGGCTTCATGTACCGCAGCTGGATGAAAAATCAGGGCATCGCCGACCATCAGTTCCACGGCAAGCCGATCATCGGCATCTGCAATACCTGGTCGGAGCTGACGCCGTGCAACGCGCACTTCCGGCAGATCGCCGACCACGTCAAGCGCGGCGTGATCGAGGCCGGGGGCTTCCCGGTGGAATTCCCGGTGTTCTCCAACGGTGAATCGAACCTGCGCCCCACCGCCATGCTGACCCGCAACCTGGCGAGCATGGACGTGGAAGAGGCGATTCGCGGCAACCCGATCGACGGCGTGGTGCTGCTCACCGGTTGCGACAAGACCACCCCGGCCTTGCTGATGGGGGCCGCCAGCTGTGACGTACCGGCCATCGTCGTCACCGGCGGGCCGATGCTCAATGGCAAGCACAAGGGCCAGGACATCGGTTCGGGCACCGTGGTCTGGCAATTGAGCGAGCAGGTCAAGGCCGGCACCATCACCCTCGACGACTTCCTTGCGGCCGAGGGCGGCATGTCCCGCTCGGCCGGCACCTGCAACACCATGGGCACCGCCTCGACCATGGCCTGCATGGCCGAGGCCCTCGGCACCTCCCTGCCCCACAACGCCGCGATTCCGGCCGTGGATGCACGGCGCTATGTGCTGGCCCATATGTCCGGCATGCGTGCCGTGGAAATGGTCCGCGAAGACCTCAGGCTCTCGAAGATCCTGACCAAGGAAGCGTTCGAGAACGCCATCCGGGTCAACGCCGCCATTGGCGGTTCCACCAACGCGGTGATCCACCTCAAGGCCATCGCCGGGCGCATCGGCGTGCAACTGGACCTGGACGACTGGACTCGCATCGGTCGCGGCATGCCCACCATCGTCGACCTGCAACCCTCCGGACGCTTCCTGATGGAAGAGTTCTACTACGCCGGCGGCCTGCCGGCGGTGCTGCGCCGTCTCGGCGAGGCCAACCTGATTCCCAACCCGGACGCCCTGACAGTCAATGGCAAGAGCATCGGCGAGAACACCAAGGACGCGCCGATCTACGGCCAGGATGAAGTCATCCGCACCCTGGACAACCCGATCCGCGCCGACGGCGGCATCTGCGTGCTGCGCGGCAACCTGGCGCCACTGGGCGCGGTGCTCAAGCCTTCCGCGGCGACCCCCGAACTGATGCAGCATCGCGGCCGCGCGGTGGTGTTCGAGAACTTCGATGAATACAAGGCCCGGATCAATGACCCGGAACTGGACGTGGATGCCGATTCGATCCTGGTGATGAAGAACTGCGGGCCCAAGGGTTATCCGGGCATGGCCGAAGTGGGCAACATGGGCTTGCCGGCCAAACTGCTGGCCCAGGGCGTGACCGACATGGTGCGCATTTCCGACGCGCGCATGAGCGGCACCGCCTACGGCACCGTGGTGCTGCACGTGGCACCGGAAGCCGCGGCCGGCGGGCCATTGGCGGCGGTGAAGGAAGGTGACTGGATCGAACTCGATTGCGCCAGCGGCCGTCTGCATCTGGACATCCCGGACGCCGAACTCGCCGCCCGCCTGGCCGACATCGCCCCACCGCAGCAATTGCTGGTAGGCGGCTACCGCCAGTTGTACATCGACCACGTGTTGCAGGCCGACCAGGGTTGTGACTTCGACTTCCTGGTGGGTTGCCGCGGCGCCGAAGTACCACGCCACTCCCACTGA
- a CDS encoding dermonecrotic toxin domain-containing protein, translating to MTLPSPATTPSALAQSVSLQFASRPTFEQYAQRMLEQAIQEKYPTLAFDLSRTRLATPDTASRGYLLEPFMPRVLDYLALGTPIEFKDLKGRRSFLSDAPPRLLAPDDGKLDMKVIEKLLLELPWRVPIGLEDALTRYWNANIDSSPQVDRQDGTSRWQWLSDVLKNLLHIRSLQQQDLGGQARQALDQVVRWPDREQRLRHHAKAAVHAYSLETRLTRDGSHSVLTGSEVLLIHCVKNATVLLLCSAGGAVQAFDSLEAFTRHWGTVIASRYVVDTVTCQRNEIGGNVFETQSAMILEQQLADLDAVQLPSRIGLPDLKTLYNELSDPARYLLDAPRPMPETSAWIAPLIPDWLKQASVLDRTKIQQYSLALASAKKRNQGRTFLSDIQDIKAFAADALLGALQKANDRSPAKAQASQYQPDDVRLTFSAAAGYPGTIGIVEKRTISLTELAIANLVARPGVDPVLSHRKGLALPVWLTADFITRKGGLIEQVDIGTTYPRYLQQKLLDDVSQAHERQRIFAEQIPAQLPLDALKQILNHENGMTRQGLALLEALLNPEADEQRVSGAPVVIRHLAFLRKPEAHPDTVANMFIIEPEDIATGPHVLYRPLYTPSLLQYPTRQALLQAIVEPGDLHQSVLTWMSDAARVIYANGGFQEPHIVRFYQGDEFSLPQKPAPATLAVDSVNDELRQFLRNGELMQYLYGSNARALVTQADRDSVSNSESRWAVLLHGGSLLFNTLLLPLLRGPAMATAWLWNLMASANQDIPALASEDSVTRELAAVDLLLNLGMLLVQFPSISAPPRPPLPEALKEQAMRPPAPRIVPEQWPAPAPPSIHEGPVALPGERLGNSGANLDLSFASASRRLTTGQLARLQRFQVSQPASMPEPTKYGPYTGLYVIRNTWHALVDGKMYQVTPESDGSAIIVNPLAPRDPAQNGPVLQSDTRGNWSIDLRLRLRGGMPPKRLAKLRDIKAQRAAELSELLKSYYKDEADRQRALDTAQEVMTRAQEGNFTEAQRADKRARFYKLLEEQTDTYLKLLDNVTEYASHDMQLPSGIIRALMENVVNNARKGFLINEFELTALEAAYGQFTHDYSTLQANVAGNLLDYFNYLDALSDINDRSIYWLELRDRYLEALLNQGAAGAQVFERLTRDRPLGERTALATKALQLPTLAALIFKDPDSNLPENLHSVTQLLMEQARSQSDLSTYELIPSEQIEVLESLVEHYGAALDAMQGMKALNVADMDTSYFGRLFRLVEGLYEEASTKLAAEIKPEPQPRRRPPKRSRTAAGRPQKKVIKTRKSGVLIGDLKPAGTSLPIEVVELRSEVDDRLLATYSRHDDIWDIVEVQRPTPAPRTRSVKAIKADARKLLGQLDNSLANAERYKTQCRFPQEIEEILSNEASRYRKLAEELERAFTASKTPRTAADQTLTGQLSDAVSRLTTRGSDLRTELSLKLPPTDSNLRYLFEKDLVQVARLGERKALKGERKDFLQEYAINDRDGWPLWYAHFHYETAETPKADFSVAHLKTKEQRKEHYHSMLAKAKSPYAVVNVHRGQIGRPLAQSRFLPLAP from the coding sequence ATGACCCTGCCCTCACCGGCCACCACCCCTTCTGCGCTTGCGCAAAGCGTCAGCCTGCAATTTGCCAGTCGCCCCACCTTCGAGCAGTACGCACAACGCATGCTCGAGCAGGCCATCCAGGAAAAATACCCCACACTGGCCTTCGACCTCTCCAGGACCCGGTTGGCAACACCCGATACGGCCTCCCGCGGCTACCTGCTTGAACCCTTCATGCCCCGCGTCCTCGATTACCTGGCGCTTGGCACCCCCATTGAGTTCAAGGATCTCAAGGGGCGTCGCAGTTTCCTGTCCGACGCACCACCGCGGCTCCTTGCGCCAGACGATGGCAAGCTGGACATGAAGGTCATCGAAAAGCTGCTGCTCGAACTGCCCTGGCGTGTGCCGATCGGGCTGGAGGATGCGTTGACGCGTTACTGGAACGCCAACATCGACAGCAGCCCGCAGGTCGACAGGCAGGACGGCACCAGCCGCTGGCAGTGGCTCAGTGATGTGCTCAAGAACCTGCTGCACATCCGCAGCCTGCAGCAGCAAGACCTTGGCGGGCAAGCTCGGCAAGCCCTCGACCAGGTTGTCCGATGGCCGGACCGTGAACAACGCCTGCGGCACCATGCAAAGGCTGCCGTCCATGCCTACAGCCTGGAGACCCGGCTCACTCGGGACGGCTCCCACAGCGTATTGACCGGCAGCGAGGTCCTGCTGATCCACTGCGTGAAGAACGCGACGGTCTTGCTGCTTTGCAGTGCTGGAGGCGCTGTCCAGGCCTTCGACTCCCTGGAGGCTTTTACGCGTCATTGGGGCACCGTGATTGCCAGCCGCTACGTCGTGGACACCGTGACCTGCCAGCGCAACGAGATCGGTGGCAACGTTTTCGAAACCCAGTCGGCCATGATCCTGGAACAACAGCTGGCCGACCTGGACGCCGTGCAACTGCCCTCGCGCATTGGCCTGCCCGACCTCAAGACGCTCTATAACGAGCTGAGCGACCCCGCCCGCTACCTGCTCGACGCCCCGCGCCCGATGCCCGAAACGTCGGCATGGATCGCCCCCCTGATTCCGGACTGGCTGAAACAGGCGTCGGTCCTCGACAGGACGAAAATCCAGCAATACAGCCTGGCATTGGCCAGTGCCAAGAAACGCAACCAGGGGCGCACCTTTCTCAGCGACATCCAGGACATCAAGGCCTTCGCCGCCGATGCCCTGCTCGGCGCCTTGCAAAAGGCCAACGACCGCAGCCCGGCCAAGGCCCAGGCCAGCCAATACCAGCCCGACGATGTGCGACTGACTTTCAGCGCAGCGGCGGGTTACCCGGGAACCATCGGCATCGTCGAAAAACGAACCATCAGCCTGACCGAACTGGCGATCGCCAATCTCGTCGCCCGGCCCGGCGTGGACCCGGTCCTCAGCCATCGTAAGGGCCTGGCATTGCCGGTATGGCTGACAGCCGATTTCATCACCCGCAAGGGCGGGCTGATCGAACAGGTGGACATCGGCACGACCTACCCGCGCTACTTGCAGCAAAAGCTGCTGGACGATGTGTCACAAGCCCACGAGCGTCAGCGGATATTCGCCGAACAGATCCCCGCCCAACTGCCCCTGGATGCCCTCAAGCAGATCCTCAACCACGAAAACGGCATGACCCGCCAAGGCCTGGCCCTGCTCGAAGCCCTGCTCAACCCCGAGGCCGATGAGCAACGAGTCAGCGGCGCTCCCGTGGTCATCCGCCACCTGGCCTTCCTGCGCAAGCCTGAAGCCCATCCCGATACCGTGGCGAACATGTTCATCATCGAGCCGGAAGACATCGCCACTGGCCCGCATGTGCTGTATCGCCCCCTTTATACGCCGTCGCTGCTGCAATACCCGACGCGACAGGCATTGCTGCAGGCCATCGTCGAGCCCGGTGACCTGCACCAGAGCGTACTGACCTGGATGTCCGACGCCGCTCGCGTGATCTATGCCAACGGCGGTTTCCAGGAACCCCATATCGTGCGTTTCTACCAGGGCGATGAGTTCAGCCTTCCCCAGAAGCCGGCGCCGGCGACCCTGGCGGTCGACAGCGTCAACGACGAGCTGCGGCAGTTCCTGCGCAACGGCGAACTGATGCAGTATCTCTACGGCAGCAATGCGCGGGCCCTGGTCACCCAGGCGGACCGGGACTCGGTTTCCAACAGCGAAAGCCGCTGGGCCGTTCTGCTGCACGGTGGCAGCCTGCTGTTCAACACCTTGCTGTTGCCCCTGTTGCGCGGCCCGGCCATGGCCACCGCCTGGCTATGGAACCTGATGGCCAGCGCCAACCAGGACATCCCGGCCCTGGCCAGCGAAGACTCGGTGACGCGGGAGCTCGCCGCCGTCGACCTGCTGCTCAACCTCGGCATGCTGCTCGTCCAGTTCCCCTCCATCAGTGCGCCCCCTCGCCCCCCCTTGCCCGAGGCGCTCAAGGAACAGGCGATGCGTCCTCCGGCGCCGCGCATCGTCCCGGAGCAATGGCCCGCCCCCGCACCGCCGAGCATCCATGAGGGCCCCGTGGCCTTGCCAGGGGAACGCTTGGGAAACAGCGGCGCGAACCTTGACCTGAGTTTCGCCAGCGCAAGCCGTCGCCTGACGACCGGGCAGCTCGCCCGCCTGCAACGTTTTCAGGTAAGCCAACCGGCGTCCATGCCAGAGCCGACAAAATATGGCCCCTACACGGGCCTGTACGTCATCCGCAACACCTGGCACGCCCTGGTGGATGGAAAAATGTATCAGGTGACCCCTGAATCGGACGGCAGCGCGATCATCGTCAACCCCCTGGCCCCACGGGATCCGGCCCAGAATGGCCCAGTGTTGCAATCCGATACCCGCGGCAACTGGTCCATCGACCTGCGCCTGCGCCTGCGTGGGGGCATGCCGCCCAAGCGCCTGGCCAAACTGCGGGACATCAAGGCCCAACGCGCGGCCGAGCTGAGTGAGCTGCTGAAGAGTTACTACAAGGACGAGGCTGATCGGCAACGCGCCCTGGACACCGCCCAGGAAGTCATGACGAGGGCCCAGGAAGGCAACTTTACCGAGGCGCAACGCGCGGACAAGCGGGCGCGGTTCTACAAGCTCCTTGAGGAGCAGACTGACACCTATCTGAAGCTGCTGGACAACGTCACCGAATATGCCAGCCACGATATGCAATTGCCCTCCGGCATCATTCGGGCGTTGATGGAGAACGTGGTCAACAACGCCCGCAAGGGCTTCCTGATCAACGAGTTCGAGCTGACGGCGCTGGAGGCCGCCTATGGCCAATTCACGCACGATTATTCGACCCTGCAAGCGAATGTCGCTGGCAACCTTCTCGACTATTTCAACTACCTTGACGCCTTGAGTGACATTAACGATCGCTCGATCTATTGGCTGGAACTCAGGGATCGCTATCTGGAAGCGCTGTTGAACCAGGGTGCCGCCGGCGCGCAAGTGTTCGAACGCTTGACCCGGGACCGTCCATTGGGTGAACGAACGGCATTGGCCACCAAGGCCCTGCAACTGCCTACGCTGGCGGCACTGATATTCAAGGATCCCGACTCCAATCTTCCCGAGAACCTGCACAGCGTCACCCAGCTGTTGATGGAACAGGCGCGCTCCCAGTCCGACCTGAGCACCTACGAGCTGATCCCATCGGAACAGATCGAGGTCCTGGAAAGCCTGGTCGAACACTATGGCGCGGCACTCGATGCCATGCAGGGTATGAAAGCCCTCAATGTCGCTGACATGGACACGTCCTATTTCGGCAGGCTGTTCAGGCTGGTCGAGGGCCTTTATGAAGAGGCGTCCACGAAGCTGGCCGCCGAAATCAAGCCCGAGCCGCAGCCCCGCAGGCGCCCGCCGAAACGCAGCAGGACAGCTGCCGGACGTCCGCAGAAAAAGGTGATCAAGACGCGCAAGAGCGGCGTGTTGATCGGTGACTTGAAGCCGGCCGGCACATCACTGCCGATCGAGGTCGTCGAGCTGCGCTCTGAAGTCGACGACAGGTTGCTCGCCACCTACTCGCGACACGACGACATCTGGGACATCGTCGAAGTCCAACGACCGACCCCGGCACCCCGCACACGCTCGGTCAAAGCGATCAAGGCCGATGCACGAAAACTGCTCGGGCAACTGGACAACAGTCTGGCGAACGCCGAGCGCTATAAAACCCAGTGCCGCTTCCCTCAGGAAATCGAAGAAATCCTGAGCAATGAGGCAAGTCGCTACCGCAAGCTGGCCGAAGAACTCGAACGAGCCTTCACCGCCTCGAAAACCCCGCGCACCGCAGCCGATCAGACACTGACCGGGCAACTGTCAGACGCCGTTTCGCGCCTGACCACCCGGGGCAGCGATCTGCGCACCGAATTGAGCCTGAAACTGCCGCCCACCGACAGCAACCTTCGCTACCTGTTCGAGAAAGACCTGGTGCAAGTCGCAAGGCTCGGCGAACGCAAAGCCTTGAAAGGCGAGCGCAAGGATTTTCTCCAGGAATACGCCATCAATGACCGGGACGGCTGGCCCCTCTGGTATGCGCACTTTCATTACGAAACGGCGGAAACGCCAAAAGCTGACTTCAGCGTGGCGCATCTGAAAACCAAGGAGCAGCGCAAGGAGCATTACCATTCAATGCTGGCCAAGGCGAAAAGCCCTTACGCGGTGGTGAATGTGCATCGAGGACAGATCGGCAGGCCGCTGGCGCAGAGCAGGTTCTTGCCGTTGGCGCCTTGA
- the araD1 gene encoding AraD1 family protein yields the protein MRLVQFELSNGERRVGVVEGDRVREVQGASTVRDLALAAIEAGVKLERQVDSLGLGASHDYAQLLAELRILPPLDHPDPAHLLVSGTGLTHLGSASARDKMHQQAGDESAMTDTMRIFKWGVEGGKPAAGQAGVQPEWFYKGDGSIVVRPGHPFPLPPFAEDAGEEPEISGLYVIGHDGKPYRLGFAVGNEFSDHVMERKNYLYLAHSKLRGCSFGPELRLGELPQHLSGTSRILRNGEVLWQNEFLSGEANMCHSLENLEFHHFKYSQFLRPGDVHVHFFGTATLSFADGIRTQPGDVFEISQAEFGAPLVNGIAPVDAVFNPGTIGTL from the coding sequence ATGCGTTTAGTTCAGTTCGAATTGAGTAATGGCGAACGCCGTGTCGGTGTGGTCGAGGGCGACCGGGTGCGGGAAGTGCAGGGCGCCAGCACGGTGCGCGACCTGGCCTTGGCGGCCATCGAGGCGGGTGTGAAGCTCGAGCGGCAGGTGGACAGCCTGGGCCTGGGCGCCAGCCATGACTACGCGCAATTGCTCGCTGAGCTGCGCATCCTGCCGCCGCTGGATCATCCGGATCCGGCGCACCTGCTGGTCAGCGGGACCGGCCTGACCCACCTGGGCAGCGCCTCGGCGCGGGACAAGATGCATCAGCAGGCCGGCGACGAATCAGCCATGACCGACACCATGCGCATCTTCAAGTGGGGCGTGGAGGGGGGCAAGCCCGCCGCGGGCCAGGCCGGCGTGCAACCGGAATGGTTCTACAAGGGCGACGGCAGCATCGTGGTCCGTCCGGGCCACCCGTTCCCGCTGCCACCGTTCGCTGAAGACGCTGGCGAGGAGCCGGAAATCAGCGGGCTGTATGTCATCGGCCACGACGGCAAGCCTTATCGCCTGGGCTTCGCCGTGGGCAACGAGTTCTCCGACCACGTCATGGAGCGCAAGAATTACCTGTACCTGGCCCACTCGAAATTGCGCGGTTGCAGTTTTGGCCCGGAACTTCGTCTGGGAGAACTGCCTCAACATCTGTCCGGGACCAGTCGTATCCTGCGCAACGGCGAAGTGCTGTGGCAGAACGAATTCCTCAGCGGCGAGGCCAACATGTGCCACAGCCTCGAAAACCTGGAGTTCCATCACTTCAAGTACAGTCAGTTCCTTCGCCCGGGGGACGTGCACGTACATTTCTTCGGCACCGCGACCCTGTCGTTCGCCGACGGCATCCGCACCCAGCCGGGGGATGTGTTCGAAATCAGCCAGGCTGAGTTCGGCGCGCCGCTGGTCAACGGGATCGCCCCGGTGGACGCGGTGTTCAACCCGGGTACTATCGGCACACTTTGA
- a CDS encoding FadR/GntR family transcriptional regulator, with protein MDYRKPSDRKSMHARIVQELGMQIVSGRFKPDDKLPAEALLCEEYAVSRPVLREATRVLVAKGLVYSRPRVGTVVKPRREWHMLDPDVLHWLMKSSPQNEFFNVLTSVRSIIEPAAAALAAQFATQADIAAIREAYQRMEAAPTPEAMLQPDLDFHSLIADATHNDLLANLCNMLSVAIAEALKHSNQRPNLHELAMPRHKAILTAIENRDALGARHATLVQLDDARSALNVVLGTDPA; from the coding sequence ATGGATTACCGTAAACCCTCCGACCGCAAAAGCATGCACGCCCGCATCGTCCAGGAACTGGGGATGCAGATCGTCTCCGGGCGCTTCAAGCCCGACGACAAATTGCCCGCCGAAGCGCTGCTCTGCGAAGAATATGCCGTCAGCCGTCCGGTCCTGCGCGAAGCCACCCGTGTGCTGGTCGCCAAGGGCCTGGTGTATTCGCGTCCCCGTGTCGGCACGGTGGTCAAGCCGCGCCGGGAATGGCACATGCTTGACCCCGATGTGCTGCATTGGCTGATGAAGAGCAGTCCGCAGAATGAATTCTTCAACGTGCTGACCAGCGTGCGCAGCATCATCGAACCGGCCGCTGCGGCCCTGGCCGCGCAGTTCGCCACACAGGCCGATATTGCCGCGATCCGCGAGGCCTACCAGCGCATGGAAGCGGCGCCGACGCCCGAAGCCATGCTGCAACCGGACCTGGACTTTCACAGCCTGATCGCCGACGCCACCCACAACGACCTGCTGGCCAACCTGTGCAACATGTTGTCGGTGGCCATCGCCGAAGCGCTCAAGCACTCCAACCAACGGCCCAACCTGCATGAACTGGCGATGCCACGGCACAAGGCGATCCTCACCGCCATCGAGAACCGCGACGCCCTCGGCGCACGCCATGCCACCCTGGTGCAACTGGACGATGCCCGCAGCGCGCTGAACGTGGTGCTGGGCACCGATCCGGCCTGA